Genomic segment of Candidatus Deferrimicrobiaceae bacterium:
GGACGTGGTTCAGCACCGAACCCAGCGAGTAGCTTGTGTCCTCCCGGGTGGCGGCATCCTCCACCGCTTCGCTGATCGCGATCCCGAGCGATCCCGGCGAATCCGGGTCGGAGGCCAGGATCTGCCTGCCGCACTGGGTGTCCTCGCTCGGTGATGGTACGACCTTCGCTCCGAAGACCTCCATCAGCATCCGCCGATAGGGCTTCTGATAGTAGCTGACCTTCACCATGTACACCTTGCATTCGAGGCCGAAGAAGCTGGTCCCGAGTGCAAGCGCCGATCCCCACTGCCCCGCCCCCGTCTCGGTGGCGATGCGCTTCCTTCCGGCCATCTTGTTGTAATAGGCCTGCGGGATGGCGGTGTTCGGCTTATGGCTGCCCGCGGGGCTCACTCCCTCGTGCTTGAAATAGATCCGGGACCGGGTCCGGATCGCCTGCTCGAGCCGCTTGGCCCGGTACATGGGCGAAGGCCGCCAGAGAGAATAAATCTTTCGGACCTCGTCGGGGATCGGGATGAAGCGCTGCGTTGCGACCTCCTGTTCGATGAGAGCCATCGGAAACAGGGGGGCGAGGTCGTCCGGCGTGATCGGCTTGCCGGTCCCCGGGTGGAGAACCGCGGCCGGAGGGTTGGGCATGTCGGCCATGATGTTGTACCACGTCTTCGGGATTTCCGAGTCCTTCAGGATGATCTTCGTTTCCATTCGATCCGCTCCTTTCCCCGCCTTTTATTGTACACGCCATGCTTGAGCCTCCGGATCGCATTCGCCGCGTCGGCGGACCGGACGATCGCCTCTCCCACGAGAAAGGCGTCCGCCCCCATTTCGTGGAATCTTCGCACCTCCGCTCGGGAGGTAATGCCGCTTTCGACGACTTTGACCGCGCTAGGCGGCGCCTTGGGGAGGAGCCGGGCAGCCGTACCCAGGTCGACCCGAAGCGACGCGAGGTCCCGGTTGTTGATCCCGACGATCGCCGCCCCGGACCCGGCGGCGATCTCCATCTCCGCCTCGTCGTGGACTTCCACCAGGGCCTCCATTCCGAATTCCTCGGCCAGACGCACCAATTTTCCCGTTTTTTCCCCCAGCACGGAGACGATCAGCAGGACGAGGTCTGCGCCGTACGCACGCGATTCGACCACCATGTATTCGTCCAGCACAAAATCCTTCCGGAGGACGGGAAGGTCGCCGCAGGCGGCGCTTGCGTCCGAGAGATCCCGCAACGTCCCCCCGAAAAACCGGCTCTCGGTCAGCACCGACACCGCGCAGGCCCCGCCCCTCGCGTACGACCTTGCGGCTCCCGCCGCGTCGAGGTCCTTCCGGATCCATCCCCGCGAGGGGGAGGCCCTCTTGATCTCCGCGATGATGCCCGGCCCCTCTCCCAGAAGATCCCGGATGTCCCTCCGGCCTCGGTTCGCCCGGGCCCTGGCTTCGATCCCGGAGAACGGCTCGGCCGCCTTCCTTTCCTTCAGGTCTTTCCGGACGGCGGCGACGATATTCCCAAGGGGGTCCGCCGCCCTCAAGGGGAAATCCCTCCCCCTCCTCCCAGGATGGCCAGAAACGCGCGGAGCCGGTCCATCGCGGCGCCCGAATCGATCGATCGCGCAGCCAGGGCGACCCCTTCCCGGACCTCTTCCGCTTTTCCCCCCGCGACGATGGCGAATGCCGCGTTGACGAGCACCGCTTCCCGGGCGGGTCCGGGCGCCCCGGAGAGAACCTCCTTGAGGATCCGGGCATTCGTGGCGGAATCCCCCCCCTTGATCGCCTGAGACGACGCGTACTCGAACCCCGCCGATCTCGGGTCGAACAGATACCGCTTCACCTTGCCTTCCCTGACGTCCCACACGATCGTCGGGGCGGACAGGGTCACCTCGTCCATGCCGTCGGAGCCGTGGACGACGAAGGACCGCCGGTGTCCGAGTTCGGCCAGGACCCGCGCGTAGGTGTCCCCCAGCTCCTCGCTGTACACGCCGACGACCTGGCAGTTCGCGCCGGCGGGATTGCTCAAGGGCCCCAGGATGTTGAAGATCGTCCGGATTCCGATCTCGCGACGGGGTCCGATCGCGTACTTCATGGCCGAATGAAATTTCGGTGCGAACAGGAAGGTGATCCCGGCTTCGTCGAGGGCCTTCTGGACAAGCTCGAACGGCGCGCCGAGGTCCATGCCGAGGCTTTCGAGGACGTCGGCGCTTCCGGACCGGCTGGTGACCGAACGGTTCCCGTGCTTGGCCACCCGTATTCCCGCGCCTGCGGCGACGAAGGCCACGGTCGTCGAGATGTTGAACGTTCCGGAACGGTCCCCGCCCGTTCCGCAGGTGTCGAGAAGGGGCTCCCCCTCCGGGGCCCGGATTTTCGCCGCCTTCTGCCGCATGACTTCGACCGCAGCCGCGATCTCCGCCGTCGTCTCCCCCTTCATCGCCAGGCAGGAGAGGAACGACGAGATCTGGGCGGGCGTCGCCTCCCCCTCCATGATCATCCGCATGGCGTCCCGCATCCCGTCCGGCGTGAGGTCTTTTCCGGAAGCCACCTCCGAGATCGCCTCGCGCATGTTGCCGAAGCAGCGGTGCACCGGTTGCCGCGGGTCGATGAGCGAGAGGAAATTCTCGAGGATCCGCATCCCGTACTGCGTCAGGAACGACTCGGGGTGGAACTGGACGCCGAAGACGGGCCGGGAGACGTGGCGGATTCCCATCACCTCCCCGTCCTCCGATTCGGCGCACACCTCGAGGGAAGGCGGGAGCGACTCCCTCTCCACGGCGAGCGAATGGTATCGCGTCGCGGTCATCGGGTTTTCGATCAAGGAGAAGATCCCTTTCCCGTTGTGCCGGATCCGGGAGGTCTTCCCGTGCATGAGAGAGCGTGCGTGGACGATCTTGCCGCCGAAGGCCTCCCCGATGCACTGGTGCCCGAGGCACACCCCCAAAACGGGAATCCGGTCCGAAAAAGCACGGACCGCCTCGAGGGATATGCCGGCGCTGCGCGGACCGCCCGGGCCGGGGGAGATGACGAGTCCGTCGGGAGAAATCCCGGCAAGATCCGCCACCGAGACGGCGTCGTTCCGGTACACCCGGACCTCCACGCCCAGTTCACAAAGGTATTGGACGAGGTTGTACGTGAAGGAGTCGTAGTTGTCGATTACGGCGATCACCGGATTTCCCCCGACAGGTCGCCTGCCCCCACCGCCCGGAAGAGAATCCGGGCCTTGCTGCAAATCTCCTCCCACTCCCTCTCGGGGTCCGAGTCGGCGACGATCCCGGCACCCGCCTGAATCAGCGCTTCATCGCCCCGCAGCACGATCGTGCGGATGGTGATGCAGAAATCCAT
This window contains:
- a CDS encoding TrpB-like pyridoxal phosphate-dependent enzyme, with the protein product METKIILKDSEIPKTWYNIMADMPNPPAAVLHPGTGKPITPDDLAPLFPMALIEQEVATQRFIPIPDEVRKIYSLWRPSPMYRAKRLEQAIRTRSRIYFKHEGVSPAGSHKPNTAIPQAYYNKMAGRKRIATETGAGQWGSALALGTSFFGLECKVYMVKVSYYQKPYRRMLMEVFGAKVVPSPSEDTQCGRQILASDPDSPGSLGIAISEAVEDAATREDTSYSLGSVLNHVLLHQTVIGLECQEQMKIANDYPDVIIGCVGGGSNMSGLAFPFLRDKIAGSRNLRVIAVEPASCPTLTKGVYAYDFGDTARLTPLVKMYTLGHDFVPAGIHAGGLRYHGDSPLVSQLCHEGLIEAQAYHQTGVFQSALVFARAEGILPAPETAHAIHSAIVEAKRADEEGKERAILFNLSGHGFLDLAAYDDFLAGKLVDHEHPESQIREALSRLPKVGT
- the trpC gene encoding indole-3-glycerol phosphate synthase TrpC; this translates as MRAADPLGNIVAAVRKDLKERKAAEPFSGIEARARANRGRRDIRDLLGEGPGIIAEIKRASPSRGWIRKDLDAAGAARSYARGGACAVSVLTESRFFGGTLRDLSDASAACGDLPVLRKDFVLDEYMVVESRAYGADLVLLIVSVLGEKTGKLVRLAEEFGMEALVEVHDEAEMEIAAGSGAAIVGINNRDLASLRVDLGTAARLLPKAPPSAVKVVESGITSRAEVRRFHEMGADAFLVGEAIVRSADAANAIRRLKHGVYNKRRGKERIEWKRRSS
- a CDS encoding bifunctional anthranilate synthase component II/anthranilate phosphoribosyltransferase, whose translation is MIAVIDNYDSFTYNLVQYLCELGVEVRVYRNDAVSVADLAGISPDGLVISPGPGGPRSAGISLEAVRAFSDRIPVLGVCLGHQCIGEAFGGKIVHARSLMHGKTSRIRHNGKGIFSLIENPMTATRYHSLAVERESLPPSLEVCAESEDGEVMGIRHVSRPVFGVQFHPESFLTQYGMRILENFLSLIDPRQPVHRCFGNMREAISEVASGKDLTPDGMRDAMRMIMEGEATPAQISSFLSCLAMKGETTAEIAAAVEVMRQKAAKIRAPEGEPLLDTCGTGGDRSGTFNISTTVAFVAAGAGIRVAKHGNRSVTSRSGSADVLESLGMDLGAPFELVQKALDEAGITFLFAPKFHSAMKYAIGPRREIGIRTIFNILGPLSNPAGANCQVVGVYSEELGDTYARVLAELGHRRSFVVHGSDGMDEVTLSAPTIVWDVREGKVKRYLFDPRSAGFEYASSQAIKGGDSATNARILKEVLSGAPGPAREAVLVNAAFAIVAGGKAEEVREGVALAARSIDSGAAMDRLRAFLAILGGGGGISP